CTTGGCGCCCTGCGAGATCTTGATCTGGATCTGGTCGGCCGAGACCAGGTAGGCCGCGGTGACGCCGAAGCGGCCGGAGGCCACCTGCTTGATGCGCGAACGCAGCGAGTCGCCAGCCTGCAGCTCGAGGTCGCGCTCGATGTGCGCCTTGCCGAGGATGCCGGCGACGGTGTCGCCCTGCTTGATCGCCACGCCGCGCAACTCGCCCTGGTAGCGCGCCTCGTCCTCGCCGCCCTCGCCGGTGTTGGACTTGCCGCCGATGCGGTTCATCGCGATGGCGAGGGTGGTGTGCGCCTCGGTCGAGATCGAGCCCAGCGACATCGCGCCGGTGACGAAGCGCTTGACGATCTCGCCGGCCGGTTCCACCTCGTCCAGCGCGATCGCGGCGGCCGGATCGGCGCGGAACTCGAACAACCCGCGCAGCGTCATCAGGCGCCGGGTCTGGTCGTTGACCAGCTGCGAATACTCCTGGTAGGTCTGCGCGTTGTTGGCGCGGGTGGCGTGCTGCAGCTTGGCCACCATATCCGGCGTCCACATGTGCTCCTCGCCGCGCACGCGCCAGGCATACTCGCCGCCCGCGTCCAGCGCGTCGGCCAGCACCGGGTCGTCGCCGTAGGCGGCGGCGTGCAGGCGCAGCGCTTCCTCGGCCACCTCGAACAGGCCGATACCCTCGATGTTGGAAGTGGTGCCGGTGAAGTACTTGTCGACCAGGTCGCGGTTCAGGCCCACCGCCTCGAAGATCTGCGCGCCGGTGTAGGACATGTAGGTGGAGATGCCCATCTTGGACATCACCTTCTGCAAACCTTTGTCGATCGCCTTGACGTAGTTGTGCAGCGCCTTGTCCACGCTGATCCCGCCGCTGCCCGCGGCGAAGTGCTGTGCCAGCACTTCCATCGCCAGGTAGGGGTGGATCGCCTCGGCGCCGTAGCCGGCGAGCAGGGCGAAGTGGTGCACCTCGCGCGCCGAGCCGGTCTCCACCACCAGGCCGGTGCTGGTGCGCAGGCCCTGGGTGACCAGGTGCTGGTGGATGGCCGAGGTGGCCAGCAGGGCCGGGATCGCCACGTGCTCGCGGTCGCTGCGCCGGTCGGACACGATCAGGATGTTGTGGCCCTGGCGGATCGCGTCGGTGGCCTGCGCGCACAGCGAGGCGAGGCGCGCCTCGATGCCGGCCTTGCCCCAGCTCGCCGGATAGGTGATGTCCAGCTCGAAGCTGCGGAACTTGCCCTTGGAGTAGCGCCCGATCCTGCGGATCTTGGCCATCTCGGCGAAGTCCAGCACCGGCTGGGCCACCTCCAGCCGCAGCGGCGGGTTGATGTTGTTGATGTCCAGCAGGTTGGGCTTGGGCCCGATGAAGGACACCAGCGACATCACCAGCTGTTCGCGGATCGGATCGATCGACGGGTTGGTGACCTGCGCGAACAGCTGGCGAAAATACTGGTACAGCGACTTGCTGCGTTCCGACAGCACGGCCAGCGGCGAATCGTTGCCCATCGCGCCGATCGCTTCCTCGCCGGCCTGCGCCATCGGCAGCAGCTGGAACTTCAGGTCTTCCTGGGTGTAACCGAAGGCCTGCTGGCGGTCGAGCAGGCTGTCGACGACGTGCGACTCGGCACGCGGTTCCGGCAACGCGTCCAGCTTGATCCGGATGTGTTCGATCCACTGCTTGTACGGCCGGGCGTTGGCCAGCTGGTCCTTCAGTTCCTTGTCGTCGATGATGCGGCCCGCCTCCATGTCGATCAGCAGCATCCGGCCCGGCTGCAGCCGCCACTTCTTCACGATGCGCGATTCGGCGATCGGCAGCACGCCGGCCTCGGAGGCCAGGATCACCAGGTCGTCGTCGGTGATCAGGTAGCGCGCCGGGCGCAGGCCGTTGCGGTCGAGCGTGGCGCCGACCTGGCGGCCGTCGGTGAAGGCGATCGCGGCGGGGCCGTCCCACGGCTCCATCATCGCGGCGTGGTACTCGTAGAACGCGCGGCGGTTGTCGTCCATCAGCGTGTGACGTTCCCACGCCTCGGGAATCATCATCATCATCGCGTGCGACAGCGGGTAGCCCGCCATGGTCAGCAGCTCGAGGCAGTTGTCGAACGAGGCGGTGTCGGACTGGCCGGGATAGATCAGCGGCCACAGTTTGGCCAAGTCGTCGCCGAGCACCGGCGAGGAGATCGCGCCGGTGCGCGCGTTGATCCAGTTGACGTTGCCCTTGACCGTGTTGATCTCGCCGTTGTGCGCGATCATGCGGTACGGGTGGGCCAGCTCCCAGGCCGGGAAGGTGTTGGTGGAGAAGCGCTGGTGCACCAGCGCCAGCGCCGACACGGTGCGCGGGTCGGCCAGGTCGAGATAGTACCGGCCGACCTGGCCGGCCAGCAGCAGGCCCTTGTAGACCACCGTGCGGCTGGACATCGAGGGGACGAAGTACTCCTTGCCGTGCTTCAGGCCCAGCGCGCGGATCGCGTGGCTGGAGGTCTTGCGGATGACGTACAGCTTGCGCTCCAGCGTGTCGGGCACCATCACGTCCGGCCCGCGCCCGATGAAGATCTGCCGCACCACCGGTTCGGTGGCCTTGACCGCCGGCGACATCGGCATGTCGGCATCGACGCGCACGTCGCGCCAGCCCAGCACCACCTGGCCCTCGGCCAGCACCTTGCGCTCCAGCTCCTGTTCGCAGGCCAGCCGCGAGGCATGCTCCTTGGGCAGGAAGATCATGCCCACGCCGTACTCGCCCGGCGGCGGCAGCTGCACGCCCTGCTGCGCCATGTCCTCGCGGTAGAGCTGGTCGGGGATCTGGATCAGGATGCCGGCGCCGTCGCCCATCAGCGGATCGGCACCGACCGCGCCGCGATGATCCAGGTTGCGCAGGATCAGCAGGCCCTGCTGGACGATGTCATGGCTTTTCCGGCCCTTGATATGGGCGACGAAACCCATGCCGCAGGCGTCGTGTTCGTTGGACGGGTTGTACAAACCCTGCGCGTGCGGCTGAGCCATGTTCTTTACTCCCGGTATGGGGAGGATCGACTATAGTGCGCCGCAACAAAAGAAAGCAAGAAAATCAAATGGCCGTATATAAGGCTGATTGCGCGAAGCAGGCGGGCGCGGTTCGCCGGCACGACGGAAGCGGCGGCCAGACCGCGTCAGGATGGCGTTGGACGTGGCCTGGCGGTGACCGGACGGCGGATGCGCCGGGTTGGCCGGCTGCCTGAATGGGATCAGTCGGAGTCGTCCGGCATAGCCGGCAGGCCTTCCTGGTCGACCGCCAGCTGGCTGGCGAGCAGCGCGACCTGGGTGCGGTTGTTGACCCCGAGCTTGCGCATGATCGCGGTCATGTGTGCCTTCACCGTGGCCTCGGAGACGCCCAGCTCCCAGGCGATCTGCTTGTTCAGCAGGCCCTCGGCGATCATCGTCATCACGCGGAACTGCTGCGGCGTCAGCGCGGCGACCTGCGCGGCGGCGGCGGCTTCGTCGGGCCTCAGTTCGCCGGGGCCGCCGAGCAGGGCCGGTGGCAGCCACACATCGCCGTCGAGCACGGCGCGGATCGCCGCCACGATGTCGGTACCGGCGGTGGACTTGGGGATGTACGCCGAGGCGCCGTGCGCCAGCGCGCGGCGCGCCACCTGTGCCTCCTCGTGACCGGACACCACGATGGTCGGCAGCCCGGGATACTGGCCACGGATGTGTGCCAGCGCCGAATAGCCGCGCGCGCCGGGCATGTGCAGGTCCAGCAGCAGCAGTTCGGCGTCGGGGAACTGCTCGATCAGGCCGAGCAACGCGTGCACGCTGTCAGCGTTGTGCACGCGCGCCTGCGGCACCGCCGTCAGCACGGCGCGCTGCAGCGCGTCGCGGAACAGCGGATGGTCGTCGGCGATCAGGATGTCGGTCATGGCCGGGATCCGGGATTGGGGATTCGAGATTCGGAAGAGCGGCTTTTGCGTATCCCGAATCCCGTCTCCCGGATCCCGTCGCTTATTTGATCAGCCGCTCGTCCACCAGGTTCTTCACTACGCCAGGATCGGCCAAGGTGGTGATGTCGCCGAGCTGGTCGGGCAGATTCTCGCCGATCTTGCGCAGGATGCGGCGCATGATCTTGCCCGAGCGGGTCTTCGGCAGGCCGGGCGCCCACTGCAGGTAGTCCGGCGTGGCGATAGGGCCGATCTCCTTGCGCACCCAGGCGATCAGTTCCTTGCGCAGCTCGTCGCTGCCGGTCTCGCCCGCGACCAGGGTGACATACGCATAGATGCCCTGGCCCTTGATCTCGTGCGGGCAGCCGACCACCGCGGCCTCGGCCACCTTCGGGTGCGCCACCAGCGCGCTTTCCACCTCGGCGGTGCCGAGGCGGTGGCCGGACACGTTGATCACGTCATCGACGCGGCCGGTGATCCAGTAGTAACCGTCCTCGTCGCGGCGTGCGCCGTCGCCGGAGAAGTAGTTGCCGGGGTAGGCACTGAAGTAGGTCTCGATGAAGCGCTGGTGGTCGCCGTAGATGGTGCGCACCTGGCCGGGCCAGGAGTCGGTGATCAGCAGGTTGCCCTCGGCCACGCCTTCCTGCACGGTGCCTTCGGCATCGACGATCGCCGGCTTCACGCCGAAGAACGGCAGCGTGGCCGAGCCGGGCTTGGTGGCGATGGCGCCGGGCAGCGGCGAGATCATGATGCCGCCGGTCTCGGTCTGCCACCAGGTGTCGACGATCGGGCAGCGTTCGTCGCCCACCACGCGGTAATACCACTCCCATGCTTCCGGGTTGATCGGCTCGCCGACCGAGCCGAGCAGGCGCAGCGACGCGCGCGAGCACTTCTTCACCGGTGCCTCTCCCTCGCGCATCAGCGCGCGGATCGCGGTGGGGGCGGTGTAGAAGATGGTGACCTGGTGCTTGTCGATCACCTGCCAGAAGCGGCTGTGGTCCGGGTAGTTCGGCACGCCCTCGAACATCACCGTGGTGGCGCCGTTGCACAGCGGGCCATACACCACGTAGCTGTGGCCGGTGACCCAGCCGACGTCGGCGGTGCACCAGTAGATGTCGTCCTCACGCAGGTCGAACACCTGCTCGTGGGTGTAGCTGATGAACACCAGGTAGCCGCCGGTCGAATGCTGCACGCCCTTGGGCTTGCCGGTGGAACCGGAGGTATACAGCACGAACAGTGGGTGCTCGGCCTCGACCGGGGTCGGCGGGCAGTCGACCGACTGGCCTTCCATCAGGGTGTGCCAGTAGCGGTCGCGCGGCGATTGCATGTTGACCGCACCGCCGGTGTGGCGCACCACGATCACGGTCTCCACGCTGTGGGTGCCGGGCCGCTCCAGCGCCGCGTCCACGTTGACCTTGAGCGGGATGTGCTTGCCGGCGCGCAGACCCTCGTCGGCGGTGATCACCACCTTGGCCTGCGAGTCGACGATGCGCCCGGCCAGCGAGTCGGGCGAGAAGCCGCCGAACACCACCGAGTGGATCGCGCCCAGGCGGGCGCAGGCCAGCATCGCCACCGCTGCCTCGGGGATCATCGGCAGGTAGATCGCCACGCGGTCGCCCTTGACCACGCCCAGGTGCTTCAGCGTGTTGGCGAACTTGCACACCTCGGCGTGCAGCTCGCGGTAGGTGATCTTGCGCGAATTGTTCGGGTCGTCGCCCTCGAAGATGATCGCCACCTTGTCGCCGCGCTTGGCCAGCTGGCGGTCGAGGCAGTTGGCGGACACGTTGAGCTCGCCGTCCTCGTACCAGCGGATGTGCAGGTCCTTCGGGTCGAATGAGACGTTCTTGATCTTCGTCGGCGGCTTGATCCAGTCCAGACGCTGGCCGATGCGGCCCCAAAAGCCCTCCGGATCGCTGACTGACTCGGCGTACAGGCGCACGTAATCGTCGTGGCGCAGGCGCGCGGCGGCGGCAAACGACGGGTTGACCGGATAGAGCTTGGACATGGCTGGGCTCCTGCTGGCTCGCATGGAAGATGGCAACGGGGATACCGCGGCAGACGCAAGCAAGCGCCCGGCGGCGTGCATGCTTCGAGTGTAGCCCGATCGCCGTGGAGGTGGCGTCGCGCCGCCGTCTCGACTTTGGTCGAAGTTCGACCAATGGCGAATAGTCGCTCGCGCCGCAGCATGGCCATGCTCGAAGTGCCGGGATTCGGGATGGAGGATTCGGGATACGCCAAAAGCGCCCGCAGTCCGGATTCCACTGAAACCCGCTTCCGACAAGCCTTCAAAAACAGCCGATGGAGTTGCCGACGAGCAGCCCATCCCATCGAACCTCTGGGGAGACGCACGCATGAGCCAACGACCTACCCATCGTTATTCCGCGCTTGCCTTGAGCATGGCTTGCGCGCTGATGCTTCCGCTGGCCGGCCACGCGCAGAACAACGCGCGCGAGCAGCAACTCGAACAGCGCGTGGCGCAGCTCGAGCAGCAGTTGAACGAGTTGAAGGCAATGATCCAGGCGCAGAAGGCTGCGCCCGCCCAGCCCGCGTCGCAGACGGTGCCTGCGCAGAACGTGGCGGCGGCCCCGGCGACACCGGTGTTCAGCAGCGCGCCGGGCGTGTCGGTGGCGCTGCACGGCTTCGTCAGCGCCAGCGCATTCAGCCAGAACAGGAGCTTCACCTACGGCAACGGCCAGAACGCGCTGTTCCCGATTCCCGGCTCGAAGGGCTCGCTGTCCGGCGTCGACGTGCGCAACACGCGCTTCTGGCTCGACTTCAAGGGCGCCAAGTTCGCCGGCAACTGGAGCGGCGGCGGGCGCATCGAGATGGACTTGTTCGGCGGCTTCAACGGCACCGGCGCGTACAGCCAGCAGCAGCCGAACCCGCGCCTGCGCCAGGCCTACATGGACCTGACCAACCCGGAGACCGGCACCACGGTGCGCATCGGCCAGCAGTGGGACCTGATGTTCCCGGTCGACGGCTCGCCCACCTCGCTGGCGCACATCGCATTCCCGCTCGGCTTCGGCTCCGGTTATGGCGGCTGGCGCTTCCCTGGCGTGGTGGTGATGCAGGACCTCAATCACGGCAGCACCGGCGCACAGTGGCGGCTGGATGTGGGCGCGTTCGAAGGCACCTGGAACGGACCCGGCAACAACGTCAACTACCTCACCGCAGGCAGCGCTGGTTTCCGCCCGCAGGTGGAGGCACGCTTGCACGTGCAGGACAAGACCTGGCTGGCATACTTCGCCGCGCACTACAGCAAGGTCGATCTGCGCGGCGTGGGCGGCACCGCGCCGACGCCGATCAAGTCCGACGTCAAGAGCGTCGGCTACGAGATCGGCGGCCAGTGGAAGCCCGGCCCGTGGACATTCAAGGGGCTGGCCTACGCCGGCAATGGCCTCGGCGAGATCTTCGGCGCGATGTCGCAGTTCGGCGACATCAGCGAACGCGGCGGCTTCGTGCAGGCGGGTTACAGCTTCACGCCGAACTGGAGCCTGTACGCGTTCTACGCCTACAACAAACCCGACACCAAGGACGTGATCGCCTGGATGGGCCACGGCTCGACCGGCTTGCTGCGCAACCGGCAGGCGGCGCTGAGCCTGCAGTACACCGCCGGGTCGTATGACCTCAGCGCCGAATGGATGCACAACAAGCTCGACTCCACCAGCAACGGCGTGGATCGCAAGACCACCACCGGCAACCAGTTCAGCCTCAACGCGCTTTATCGCTTCTGAAAGTCGCGGCGGCGTGCCACGTGCACGCCGCCGCTGATCACCTCCCGTCGCATCGGGAGCATGACGGGGTGCGGTCCGGTAGGAGGGACGAATCGCATCTCCCCATTTCTCCCCAGGCTTCCTGGGAGAGGCATCTCACTATCTCGGGAGGGGAAACACCATGGCCACAACAGCCATCGACGCCATTGGCGGCAATGCCAGCGGCAAGCTCGACGTCAGCCACAAGCGGGTGATCCTGGCGTCCAGCCTGGGCACCGTGTTCGAGTGGTACGACTTCTACCTGTACGGCTCGCTCGCCGTGATCATCGGCCACCAGTTCTTCTCGGGGTTGAATGAAGCGAGCCAGCTGGTGTTCGCCCTGCTCGCGTTCGCCGCCGGCTTCGCGGTGCGTCCGTTCGGTGCGCTGGTGTTCGGCCGGGTCGGTGACCTGGTTGGGCGCAAGTACACCTTCCTGATCACCATTGTGATCATGGGCCTGTCCACCTTCTTCGTCGGCCTGCTGCCCAGTTACGGCTCGATCGGCGTGGCGGCGCCGGTGATCCTGATCGCGCTGCGCATGCTGCAGGGCCTGGCGCTGGGCGGCGAGTACGGCGGTGCCGCCACCTACGTGGCCGAGCATGCCCCGCCGGGCAAGCGCGGCCTGTACACCAGCTTCATCCAGATCACCGCCACCTTCGGCCTGTTCCTGTCGCTGCTGGTGATCCTGGGCTGCAAGTGGCTGCTCGGCGACAAGTTCAACGACTGGGGCTGGCGCATCCCGTTCCTGCTGTCCTCGCTGCTGCTGGCGGTCTCGGTGTACATCCGCATGCAGCTGGCGGAGTCGCCGGTGTTCGAGCAGATGAAGGAAGAGGGCAAGACCTCGAAGGCGCCGCTGACCGAGTCGTTCGCGCGCTGGGGCAACCTCAAGCTGGTGATCCTGGCCCTGCTCGGCGCCACCGCCGGCCAGGCCGTGGTGTGGTACTGCGGCCAGTTCTACGCGATGTACTTCCTCGGCAGCACGCTGAAGATCGACGCCACCACCACCCAGTTGCTGATCGCCGCGGCACTGCTGATTGGCACGCCGTTCTTTGTGTTCTTCGGCTGGCTGTCGGACAAGATCGGCCGTAAGCCGGTGGTGCTGGCCGGCTGCCTGCTCGCCGCGCTGACCTACTTCCCGATCTTCAAGGGGCTCACCCACTACGGCAATCCGGCGATCGAGGCGGCCAGCGTGGCAGCGCCGGTCAAGGTGCAGGCCGATCCCGCCGGCTGCAGCGTGCAGATCGACCTGATCGGCAAGAAGGTGTTCACCAGCTCCTGCGACGTGGCCAAGAGCTATCTGGCCAAGCGCGGCGTACCGTACGAGAACGTGGCCGCGGCGCCGGGCACGGTGGCGGTGGTCTCGGTTGGCGGTCAGAACTTCACCGCCTTCGAGGGCGGCGCGCTGGCCAAGGCGGACTTCACCGCACAGAGCAAGGCGTTCGGCGACAGCGTGGGCAAGGCGCTGGCTGCCGCCGGTTATCCGGCCAAGGCCGACCCGGCGCAGACCAACACGCCCATGCTGGTGGTGCTGCTGACCTTGCTGGTGATCTACGTGACCATGGTCTACGGGCCGATCGCCGCGTGGCTGGTGGAGATGTTCCCCACCCGCATCCGCTACACCTCGATGAGCCTGCCGTACCACATCGGCAACGGCTGGTTCGGCGGCTTCCTGCCCTCGGTGTCGTTCGGCATCGTGGCGGCCACCGGTAATTTCTACGCCGGCCTGTGGTACCCGGTGGCGATTGCGGCGATGACCTTCGTGATCGGCACGCTGTTCGTGCGCGAGACCAAGGACGTCGACCTCAGCGACTGAGGGCGGTCGCTGGGACGCGAGGAACGCAGCGGCGCCAGCCGCTGCGTTTTTCTTTGGCCGCGACGACCGGCGGCGCCGCTATGCTGGTGTCCGCGCGGCACGCCAGAAAGACCCGAGGAGATCGCGCATGAGCGAGGCACCGAGCTACGTCCATGGCGCCAGCGCGCAGCCGCTGCTGGGCGACACCGTGGGTTCACTGATCGACCGCATCGCCGCTGCGCATCCCGGGCGGCCGGCACTGGTGGTGCGCGCGCAGGGTGTGCGCCTGAGCTATCGCGAGTTCCATGCCGAAGTGGAACGCGTCGCCGCCGGCCTGCTCGCACTGGGCCTGGTGCGCGGCGACCGCGTCGGCATCTGGTCGCCGAACCGGGCCGAATGGGTGCTGCTGCAGTTTGCCGCGCCGAAGGCCGGGCTGGTGCTGGTCAACATCAATCCGGCCTATCGCCTGCACGAGCTGGAGTACTCGCTGAACAAGGTGGGTTGCTGCGCGCTGGTGCTGCCGCGCCACTTCAAGACCTCGCACTACCTGGACATCCTCGCCGAGCTGGCGCCGGAACTGGCAGTCAGCGCGCCCGGCCAATTGCGCTCGGCGCGACTGCCGACGCTGCGCGAGGTGATCGTGCTCGACGACGAACCGGCGCCCGGCACGCGCCGCTGGCGGGAGCTGGCGGAACGCGGCGACGCCGCGGCACTGGCGCATCTGCACGCGGCGGAGCACGAGCTGGGTTTCGACGACCCGGTCAACATCCAGTTCACCTCCGGCACCACCGGCGCGCCGAAGGGCGCCACGCTGACCCACCACAACATCGTCAACAACGGCTGGTTCATCGGCGAGGCGATGCGCCTCACCGAGCACGACCGATTGTGCATCCCGGTGCCGTTCTACCACTGCTTCGGCATGGTGCTGGGCAACCTCGCCTGCGTCACCCACGGCGCTTGCATGGTGATCCCGGGCGAGGGTTTCGACGCGCTGGCCACGCTGGAAACCGTGGCCGCGGAGAAGTGCACCGGCTTGCATGGCGTGCCGACAATGTTCATTGCCGAACTGGAGCACCCGCGCTTCGCCGAGTTCGACCTGTCGACCCTGCGTACCGGCATCATGGCCGGCTCGCCGTGCCCGATCGAGGTGATGCGGCGGGTGGTCGACGAAATGCACCTGGGCGAGATCACCATTGCCTACGGCATGACCGAGACCAGCCCGGTCAGCTTCCAGACCGTGCCGGACGACCCGCTGGAGCGCCGGGTGGACAGCGTGGGGCGAGTCCATCCGCAGCTGGAGGTGAAACTGGTCGACGAGCGCGGGCGCATCGTGCCGCGCGGCACCCTGGGCGAGCTGTGCACGCGCGGTTATTCGGTGATGCTGGGTTACTGGGAAGACACCGAACGCACTCGCGAGGTGATCGACGAGGCGCGCTGGATGCACACCGGCGACCTCGCCACGTTGGACGACGATGGCTATTGCCGCATCGTGGGCCGGCTCAAGGACATGATCATCCGCGGCGGCGAGAACATCTCCCCGCGCGAGATCGAGGAGTTCCTCTACACCTATCCGAAGGTGCTCGACGTGCAGGTGTTCGGCGTGCCCGATGCGAAGTTCGGCGAGCAGGTCTGCGCGTGGATCCGCCTGCGCGAAGGCAGCGAGGCCAGCGTGGCCGAGATCCAGGATTACTGCTGCCACCACCTCGCCTACTACAAGGTGCCGCATTACGTGCGCTTCGTCGACGCGTTCCCGATGACGGTGACCGGCAAGGTGCAGAAGTATCTGATGCGCGAGGCGATGGTCGCGGAATTGGGCCTGTAGGAGCGCACCCTGTGCGCGATGTTCTTCGTCACGTGACCGAAAAGCATCGCGCACAGGGTGCGCTTGTATGTTTGGTCCCGGCAAGCGAGAAAGAGCTTGCCGGGGTGGAGGGACCAGGTTCGCATCTGGCCAAAGGCACAGACGGTAGGAGACTTCGTCTCGCCCCTCACCACCAGCGCCAATAAGGAATCTATCGGCCTTTGGGACCGACGATTTGTGGCAAGCCAGCGCAGGTGAGTTCCCGGCAAGCGCCCTGAAAGCTACCCGGGAGAACCCCTCATGGCAATGCATGTTGAAGCTCGATTGATTGGCGCCGATGTGGCCAAGGCGGAGCTGGTGATTCGCCAGTCCTGGTCGTCGGATGTGGTGAAGTTGAGCAATGAACGCAAGGCGATCGACCGCTACCTCAAGACGCTGGCCGGCCCCGTGTGCCTGGCGGTGGAAGCGACCAACGTCTTTCACGTCCTGCTGGTCGAGCGGGCTCACGCGTTGGGGCATTCGATCTACGTGATTGATGGCCTGCGGCTGAAGCGCTACCGCGAAAGCATCGGCGGACGAGCCAAGACCGATGCGTCGGACGCCGCCTTGCTATTGCGCTACCTCACGCATGAAAAGAGCGATCTGCGGGCGTGGACCCCGCCGCCAGCGGGCTATGCCACGGTCCAGCGTCTACTGCGCCGTCGCGCCGTGCTGGTTCAGGCACAAACGACCTTGCGTCAGAGCCTGCAATGCCTGCCGGAGCTAAAGACCTCCACGCGCGCCATGCTGGCCAAGATGGCCCACCTGCAGCACCTCATCGACCAACGCGTGCAGAAGGCACTGCTGCATCAAGGCTGGAACGCCGACGCACGACGCTGTGAGGGGATCGAGGGGATCGGCCCCGTCACCGCCGCCGCCCTGACCCTGATCTTCCACCGCGGCGCCTTCAAGAGCGCCGATGCCTACATCGCCTTCATCGGCATGGACGTCCGTGTCCGCGAGTCAGGCACCTTCAGCGGACGACGCAAGCTGACCAAGAAAGGGGACCCGGAACTGCGCCGGTTGCTTTACATGGCCGCCATGACCGCTTGTCGATCGTCCACCTGGAAACCCTTCTACGAGCGTGCCATGGCACGTGGCTTGACCCGCATCCAGGCGCTGGTCGCGCTCGGACGCAAACTCGCACGTATCGCCTTCGCGCTGCTCAAAAACCAGTCCAACTACCGCGCCAAGGCGCATCAGATGGCTTGACCAACAACATAGAATCTCCTACCCGTCGCGCGCTTATCGAGCCAGGCGATCGTGCTTCAGCGGGTCTTTGCCCTCGCGCAGCCGCTTCAGGTCGTACTCGGACAGGCTGTCCCCGCGCGCGTTGCCGGCGATGCGCACCTGCACGAAGGCCAGCGTGGTGGCGAAGACGCCGGCCAGTCCGACCAACAGCCAGAAGCCCCAGGCGCCGGCGCCCTGGCGGGTGAAGCACAGCGCGAACGCGAATACGGTGGAGGCGAGCAACAGCCAGCGCATGAGATAGGCCTCGACAGGTCGAAGCGCCACCGGCGGCGGCGGATGGCCGCATCTTAGCGTCGCCGCGTTGCGCCGGGTGCGCGGCCCGTCACGCCCGCGCCAGGATGTCGCGACGGCTGAGACCCCGTGGCGCGACACTGCGCCGATGGACGAGCTGCCGCCATCGTCATCGCTTCCCACCGTCCGCGTGCACAAGGGTCGCGGCGCCGCCTCCAATCCGGAGGGCCGCTTCGAATCGATCCGCCACCACGCCGAGGACGACGGTTGGCAAAGCGCGCTGCTGGATGAAGCTGCCCCGCGCCCGCGCACGGAGGTCACCGAGGAACGCGCGAAGAGCGTGATCACCCGCAACGACTCGCCCGACATCGCCTTCGAGCAGGCGCTGAATCCGTATCGCGGCTGCGAGCACGGATGTGTTTATTGTTTCGCACGACCCAGCCACGGCTATCTCAATCTCTCGCCCGGGCTGGACTTCGAAACGAAGATCCGCGCCAAGGGCAACCTCGCCGAAGTGCTGCGCACCGAACTGGCGAAATCCGGCTACAGCCCGAAGCCGATCAACATCGGCAGCAACACCGACCCCTACCAGCCGATCGAGAAGAAGTGGCGGCTCACCCGCGCCGCATTGGAAGTGCTGGCCGAGTGCCGCCACCCCTGCACCCTCGTCACCAAGAACGCGCTGGTGGAACGCGACCTCGACATCCTGGCGGAGATGGCGCGCGCGAACCTCGTGCAGGTCTTCGTCTCGGTCAACTCGCTGGATAACCAGCTGGCCGCCAAGCTCGAACCGCGCGCCAGCGCGCCGCACCGCCGCCTCAAGACCGTCGCCGCGCTGGCCGACGCCGGCGTGCCGGTGGGCGTGCTGGTGGCGCCGATCATCCCGGCGCTCAACGACAGGGACATGGAAGCCGTGCTTGAACGCGCCCACGCCGCCGGCGCTCGCTGCGCCGGCTACACCGTGCTGCGCCTGCCGTGGGAGCTGAAAGCAT
This genomic stretch from Rhodanobacter thiooxydans harbors:
- a CDS encoding response regulator transcription factor translates to MTDILIADDHPLFRDALQRAVLTAVPQARVHNADSVHALLGLIEQFPDAELLLLDLHMPGARGYSALAHIRGQYPGLPTIVVSGHEEAQVARRALAHGASAYIPKSTAGTDIVAAIRAVLDGDVWLPPALLGGPGELRPDEAAAAAQVAALTPQQFRVMTMIAEGLLNKQIAWELGVSEATVKAHMTAIMRKLGVNNRTQVALLASQLAVDQEGLPAMPDDSD
- a CDS encoding glutamate synthase-related protein, which gives rise to MAQPHAQGLYNPSNEHDACGMGFVAHIKGRKSHDIVQQGLLILRNLDHRGAVGADPLMGDGAGILIQIPDQLYREDMAQQGVQLPPPGEYGVGMIFLPKEHASRLACEQELERKVLAEGQVVLGWRDVRVDADMPMSPAVKATEPVVRQIFIGRGPDVMVPDTLERKLYVIRKTSSHAIRALGLKHGKEYFVPSMSSRTVVYKGLLLAGQVGRYYLDLADPRTVSALALVHQRFSTNTFPAWELAHPYRMIAHNGEINTVKGNVNWINARTGAISSPVLGDDLAKLWPLIYPGQSDTASFDNCLELLTMAGYPLSHAMMMMIPEAWERHTLMDDNRRAFYEYHAAMMEPWDGPAAIAFTDGRQVGATLDRNGLRPARYLITDDDLVILASEAGVLPIAESRIVKKWRLQPGRMLLIDMEAGRIIDDKELKDQLANARPYKQWIEHIRIKLDALPEPRAESHVVDSLLDRQQAFGYTQEDLKFQLLPMAQAGEEAIGAMGNDSPLAVLSERSKSLYQYFRQLFAQVTNPSIDPIREQLVMSLVSFIGPKPNLLDINNINPPLRLEVAQPVLDFAEMAKIRRIGRYSKGKFRSFELDITYPASWGKAGIEARLASLCAQATDAIRQGHNILIVSDRRSDREHVAIPALLATSAIHQHLVTQGLRTSTGLVVETGSAREVHHFALLAGYGAEAIHPYLAMEVLAQHFAAGSGGISVDKALHNYVKAIDKGLQKVMSKMGISTYMSYTGAQIFEAVGLNRDLVDKYFTGTTSNIEGIGLFEVAEEALRLHAAAYGDDPVLADALDAGGEYAWRVRGEEHMWTPDMVAKLQHATRANNAQTYQEYSQLVNDQTRRLMTLRGLFEFRADPAAAIALDEVEPAGEIVKRFVTGAMSLGSISTEAHTTLAIAMNRIGGKSNTGEGGEDEARYQGELRGVAIKQGDTVAGILGKAHIERDLELQAGDSLRSRIKQVASGRFGVTAAYLVSADQIQIKISQGAKPGEGGQLPGHKVSEYIAQLRFSVPGVGLISPPPHHDIYSIEDLAQLIHDLKNCNPQASISVKLVSEVGVGTVAAGVAKAKADHVVIAGHDGGTGASSWSSIKHAGTPWELGLAETQQTLVLNQLRGRIRVQADGQMKTGRDVVIGALLGADEFGFATAPLVVEGCIMMRKCHLNTCPTGVATQDPVLRRKFSGKPEHVVNYFFFVAEEARRIMAQLGIRRFDELVGRADLLDIRQGIAHWKARGLDFSRVFHRPEVPAGVAQRHVTEQDHGLAKTGKALDHSLIEKARPALEQRERTSFIVGVRNVNRTVGTMLSGEVARRYGHAGLPDDTIHIQMDGTAGQSFGAFLARGITLDLVGEANDYVGKGLSGGRIIVRSPNDFHGFGPEHIIVGNTVLYGATEGEAYFNGVAGERFAVRNSGATTVVEGVGDHGCEYMTGGTVVLLGETGRNFAAGMSGGVAYVYDPELRFQSRCNLAMVGLEPLLSGVEQELRVPRALWHPVTRGAPGETDEAILRRLVESHFRYTGSFRAKAILHDWGNARTHFVKVMPHEYKRALAEPPAASTAASTEKATA